One Streptosporangium sp. NBC_01495 DNA window includes the following coding sequences:
- a CDS encoding alpha/beta hydrolase, with translation MSAPTPVVFIHGLWLHATSWTAWSEVFLDAGYAPLAPGWPGDGATVEESRADPDRIAGHGIDDVVEHYAKIIAGLSERPILIGHSFGGMIAQKLLGMDLAVAAVAIDAAQIKGVLPVPLTALRSALPVFRNPANRNRAVSLTEEQFRYAFGNAVPAEESAELYRRWAIPAPGKPLFEAAAANFNPHSPAKVATENESRGPLLLITGGQDHTVPEAVTRATLKQYRHSGAVTDFQEFPDRAHSLTIDHGWREIADASLAWLARQSL, from the coding sequence ATGAGCGCACCGACACCCGTCGTCTTCATCCACGGCCTGTGGCTGCACGCCACGTCCTGGACAGCTTGGTCCGAGGTGTTCCTCGACGCCGGTTACGCCCCTCTCGCGCCTGGCTGGCCAGGCGACGGCGCCACGGTCGAGGAGTCGCGCGCCGACCCCGACCGGATCGCCGGCCACGGGATCGACGACGTCGTCGAGCACTACGCGAAGATCATCGCGGGCCTGAGCGAGCGGCCGATCCTGATCGGCCACTCGTTCGGCGGCATGATCGCCCAGAAGCTCCTCGGCATGGACCTCGCCGTCGCGGCCGTCGCCATCGACGCGGCGCAGATAAAGGGCGTCCTGCCGGTGCCGCTGACGGCGCTGCGCTCCGCTCTGCCGGTGTTCAGGAACCCCGCCAACCGCAACCGGGCCGTCTCGCTGACCGAGGAGCAGTTCAGGTACGCCTTCGGCAACGCCGTCCCCGCCGAGGAGTCGGCCGAGCTGTACCGGCGCTGGGCGATCCCCGCCCCGGGCAAGCCGTTGTTCGAGGCCGCCGCGGCGAACTTCAACCCGCACTCCCCGGCCAAGGTCGCCACCGAGAACGAGTCCCGGGGGCCGCTTCTGCTGATCACCGGCGGTCAGGACCACACCGTGCCCGAGGCGGTCACTCGGGCCACGCTCAAGCAGTACCGGCACTCCGGCGCGGTCACCGACTTCCAGGAGTTCCCCGACCGGGCGCACTCCCTCACCATCGACCACGGCTGGCGGGAGATCGCCGACGCCTCGCTGGCCTGGCTGGCCCGCCAGTCCCTCTGA